AAAAGACTTTGACAATATCGCGGAAGGCCATCTTGAATGGCGCCAGATGATCAAGAATTTCTATACGCCATTTCAGAAAAAGGTAGCGGAAGCAAGAGAAGAGGCGATTGATAAAAGCCTTACTTCCAGAGATTTGGGAGAAGATCCTGCGACGGGCAAAAAGGTATCGGTGCGGATCGGTAAGTATGGGCCTTATGTGCAGATCGGTGATGTCGAGGATGAGGAAAAACCCAAATTTGCAAGCCTTCAAAAAGGCCAGCTGATGGAGACCATTACGCTCGACGAGGCATTTGAGCTTTTCAAATTGCCACGTGAAGTAGGTTTGTTTGAAGAGAAAGAACTGATCGTGAATATTGGAAAATTCGGTCCGTACGTAAAGCATGACGGAAAGTATTTTTCCCTTGCACGTACCGACGATCCAATGTCCGTAACCGAAGACCGATTGGTTGAAATCATTGCCGAAAAACGTCTTCAGGATAGCAACAGAACGATCAAGGAATTCGCGGAAGATGCGGAAGCCAAGGTATTGAATGGAAAGTATGGTCCGTATATCGCTTTTGGCAAAAAGAATGTCAAAATTCCAAAAGGAACAGATCCGGCTAGCCTGACTTACGAGGAAGTAGTGAAACTGGCTGCTGAAACTCCTGATAAACCGGCTGGTCGCGGCGCTAAAAAACCTGCAGCAAAAGCACCGGCAGCTAAAAAACCTGCCGCTAAAAAAGCGGTTAAGAAAAGCTGATTGTTTATATGTTATATTTTGCCACGGATTCACCGCAGCAGCGGCCGCAAATCTGCACGAATGCTTTCCGAAAATTTGAATTCGTGTAAATTCGTGAATCCGTGGCAAAACCAATAGATTAACCCCAAAAACGAAACCATGAAAAAACTCGTAGTACTTTCCGGAGCAGGCATCAGCGCTGAGAGTGGTATCAGTACATTTCGTGATAACAATGGTTTGTGGGACAATTACCGCATTGAAGACGTAGCTACGCCTGAGGCCTGGATCAGAAATCAGGAGCTTGTTCTCGATTTTTACAATCAGCGCAGAAAACAGGCAGCAGATGTAAAACCCAATGCGGCACATTATGCATTGGTGGAGCTGGAAAAAGATTTTGACGTTTCGATCATTACACAAAATGTCGATAATCTGCACGAAATCGCCGGTTCTTCGAAAGTAATCCATTTGCATGGCGAGCTTTTCAAATCCAGAAGTACAAAAAACCCCGATCTGGTCTATCAAATGACATCCTGGGAGCTCAAAACAGGTGATTTGTGCGAAGAAGGAAGCCAGCTGCGACCGCACATTGTGTGGTTTGGAGAAGAGGTACCGATGATGGAAACGGCGGTGGAAGTAACCGAAGAGGCAGATATATTTCTGGTTATAGGCACTTCACTGGCGGTTTATCCGGCCGCCGGACTTGTTCATTATGTACCCGCCGGAAAGCCTATTTACATTATTGACCCTGCCAAACCGGAGATCAACCTGAAACGTAACATGACATTCATTCAGGAAAAGGCGACGACTGGCATGGAGACATTGACTAAAAAATTCTTACTACACGATAAATAATGCAACTACTGGACGGGAAAGCAATTTCATCCCAAATTAAATCTGAAATTAAAGAGGAAGTAGAAAAATGGATCGCGGCCGGCGGGAAAAAGCCTCACCTGGCGGCCATTCTGGTAGGCGCGGACGGCGCCAGTGAAACTTACGTAGCTTCCAAAATCCGTAGCTGCGAAGAGATCGGATTTACTTCTACCCTGCTGCGTTTTGAGCCAAATATTACGGAAGAAGCTCTGCTTGATGCCGTGGCTTCGTTGAATAATGATCCTGATGTGGACGGATTTATCGTACAACTTCCTTTGCCTAAACACATTTCAGAAAACACGATCATGGAGGCAGTGAATCCTGCAAAAGATGTGGATGGTTTTCACCCGGTGAATGTCGGTAAAATGTGCAAAGGGCTGCCCGCATACATTTCCGCTACACCGTTCGGAATTCTTGAAATGCTGATTCGTGCAGGCATTGAAACCAGCGGAAAACATTGCGTAGTCATTGGCCGCAGCCAGATTGTGGGCCTTCCGATGAGTATTCTAATGCAGCGCAATGAATATCCGGGCAATTGTACTGTCACGATTACCCATAGCAAAACACAAAACCTGAAAGAAATCTGCCAGACTGCTGATATCCTGATCGTAGCATTGGGCAGACCTGAGTTTGTGACAGCTGATTACGTAAAACAAGGTGCTGTGGTTATCGACGTGGGTATCTCCCGCGTAGCTGATGCAACCAAGAAAAGCGGCTTTTCGATCAAAGGAGACGTCAACTTTAATGATGTCGCCCCTAAAACCAGTTACATCACCCCAGTACCGGGCGGTGTAGGACTAATGACGATCTGCGGATTGCTTACCAATACTTTCAAAGCGGCGAAAAAAGAGATTTATCAGTAGAGTAAAATTGGCTGTATTTGCTTTTTACTAAAAGATTTGTCAATTAGTATGCACTTTCACTGAAAGGCCATGTTATGAGTATCGTCAGCAACAACATTAAATACCTCAGAAGGCTCAATGGCCTCACACAAGAGCAATTTGCCCGAAAGATCGCAATCAAGCGGTCTTTACTGGGTGCTTATGAGGAAGCACGCGCCAATCCCAATCTTACTAACTTGAAGAATATGGCGGCGGCTTTCGGCATTACTGTCGATAATTTGCTAAAAAACGATCTCAGAAAACTAAGGGAAACGCCGGACATGTCGCTGCCTCTAAATGCGTCACGTCCAATGACGGTTTCTCATTCAGGCACGGTACAACCTTCGGCACAGACAAGGATACCAGCGTTTTCAGAACCGCAACCGCTTTCTAAAATCATTGAGACATACCATCAACCCGAGCCACCGCTCCGGCAGGTTTCAAGACAGATCAATCTGAAACCTGTTAATGGTGATGTGCCACAGGTTGCGCCTCAGGCACCTGTCCGGCCGACTAGCCAGCCCGCAGCGTATCAGCAGCCTGTGGTTACAGCGGGAGCCGAACAGCCGCTCGTTTTCAATAATCAATATCAGGGAAGTCAGTTCAATGCGAATGCGGAAGACCGGGCAAGCAGCTATCCTACCATTCAATGGGTAGCGCGCAACTTGCAGCAGGAGTATATCAGCAATTTTCAAAATCCCGGTTACCTCACTCGTCTGCCGTCATTTCAGCTGCCTAATCTGCCATCCGGCTATTATAGGGCGTTCGAAAGCGGGGAGGATTTTGTTTATCCCAATGCGCTGCTGGTCGGGACATTTATCCGTAACTGGTATGATATCAAGGACGGAATGCAGTATGTCTTTTTGTTGAGAAGCCACGGGCTTATTTACAGAAATGCATTCAATCACGTCAAAACATCGGGCATATTGCTGTTGACATCCGATAACCCTCATTTCCCCGAACTCGAAGTTCCGCTGCAGGATGTCCTCGAAGTATGGGAAATAAAGGCTTTCGTCAGTCTGCAAATGCCAGTACCACAGCCGTCTATGGAAAGAGTCGCCCAGCTGGTGGACGAACTCCAGATCGAACTAAGTCAGTACCGGCAAGCCGAGTAATTGGTTACTTGGCAAGTGTATTGAACAATGATTCGATTTTCGCGAGATCCTTGCTTTTTGATGTAGTTTCAAGCACCGCTACCCCGAGCTGGTACCAAAGTCCGTCGCCTGCGGTAATGTATTTACCCTTTTTCGAAGGCTTGGAATCAGATGCATTGTCAGGTACAAATTCAGCCTTGTAAACCGTATCCATTATTTTTTGCAGCTGTGTCCAGTCCAGGTTACGCAGGGCACTTTTGTTTTTACTGAGCGTAAATGTCTTTTTCGCGAAGGATGCTTTCAGATCGATGACCGTTTCTTTGTCTCCGTCATTGTCGACATAAGTCAGTTCGAAAGGATTTTCCCTGCCCCCTGTTTCAAAAATAGCCTGGATAAATTCCTGAAGAAAATACGACCAGCGCTCTTTGTCAACCGGATAGATCGTTACCCTTTTTCCGTTTTCTTCCAGTTCTACTTCCACAAAATCCTCAAATTCGCTTTCCTCACGTCTGCGGATCGTTTTGGACGATTCAAGTATTTCGCGGAACTCATCAACCCAGATAGTCGGAACAGATCCGTTCCATTGGTAGTCGTCGTCCGGCGAAAAGCCCTCGTCCAGCAGATCATCTTCATCCAGTTCTTCCCGGTCGGTGTAAGTTATTCCAAAGTCCACCATGATGTCGTTTTCAGATTCAATGTCCACTTGCAAAGTGTAAAAATGGGCATAGGGAGCCGGAACAACCGTTGCAGTTTGAAAACGAATGATGTACTGGCCTGGTATCTGAAGATTTTTATCCATTGTTATGATCCGAAAAGTTGTTGAACTGTTTCGCGTTTATCCACCTTATCGGTAGCAGTTTTTATAAATTGATCCACAAAGTAAACATGTTTCGGGGTTTCATAGGCGGAAACCCGCGCCCTAATTTCTGCAAGGATATCCGTCTCGACAACCAACTCCGCTGAGCCTTCAATGATTAGCACCAGTTTTTGCCCCAACTTTTCATCCGGCTGGTACCATGTAAAAAATGAATTCATCAGGTTCAAATCATGAAAAACCTCAGCGATCAGCCCATCAACGATATCCAGAATGATTTTGATACCGCCGGAATTGATCACATTATCGGCCCTTCCTATCCATTCAAATGTATTGCCGGAAATTTCAACCAAATCATTGGTTTGAACTACCAGTTGATTAGTGACTTCTCCCGACACAAAAAGGCAACCTCTCGCATCGGTACCAAAATTAATTCCCGGTAAAAAAAAGTAGCGGCCTGTCACATCACGGCCATTCAGCTTTTTGAGGGCCACGTGAGAAACCGTCTCCGTCATTCCATAGCTTTGATAAACAGGAATTTGCAGATCTGAAACTTTCTTTTGAAGTGACACTCCTACCGGCGCCCCGCCTAACAATATCTTACCGAGATTATTAACCAACTGCCGGGTGCGGCTATCTTCCAGGCAGGCCGTCAACTGCATGGGTACCATGGCTACAAAATCAAAATGTTCATCCTGTGGCAAACCGATCATCGGGTTCGACGAAGGCTCGACGATAGTCAGTTCCCAATCCAACTCCATACCTCTGACGAGCATCATCAGTCCGGCAATGTAAGACGCATTCAGGCTTACCAATGCGCGGGTACCTTTGCCAATCTGCAACGCTTTACCAGTCATGAGTGCGCTGGCTGTCAGCTGCTTTCGTGTAACCTGGATCGGCTTCGGCGTACCGGTCGATCCCGAGGTTTGCAGAGTAAATTCCATCTGTCCCTGCCGCCATGACTCCATAAAGTCAAACACTTTGGAAAAATAGGCATGCTCTGGCCGGGGCGTGTTGGGGAGTTCGGTAGTATTTATTTTCCACATCATTTTATTGAACATGGTTGGAATCGTGTCATCTTATTCATTTGTTTTGGAAGGAAAACCAAACTATCTGTAATTTCGCAGATTATTCCGACGGAGCTATTATCATTTAAAATCCGTTGCATTCATTATTCATTTACATTTCTGATTTATGTCCAGTTCAATTCAATGGGAAACCATTAAAGAATACGAGGAAATTCTTTTTACACTGCACGAAGGAATTGCAAAAATAAGCATTAACCGTCCCCATAAACACAATGCATTCACTCCGCAAACCGTAACGGAGATGATCGACGCCATGCACATCTGCCGCGAAGACACGCGCATTGACGTGATCATACTGACAGGAGAAGGTGGCAAAGCGTTCTGCTCCGGTGGTGACCAGTCGGTACGCGGACATGGCGGCTACATTGGCGAAGACCATGTTCCCCGTTTGAATGTATTGGATCTGCAACGGATGATCCGCTCTATCCCTAAGGCTGTAATCGCGATGGTAGCAGGCTGGGCGATCGGTGGCGGCCACGTTCTGCATGTGATTTGTGATTTGTCCATTGCTGCTGACAATGCACGTTTCGGTCAAACAGGCCCAAAGGTAGGAAGCTTCGACGGCGGATTTGGTGCATCTTACCTTGCCCGTGTTGTAGGTCAGAAAAAAGCGCGGGAGATCTGGTTCCTCTGCGACCAGTATGACGCACAGGAAGCATTGCAAATGGGATTGGTGAATAAGGTAGTTCCTTTGGAAGAACTGGAAACTACCACGGTGGCATGGTGCAAAAAAATTCAGGAAAAAAGCCCGTTATCTATCAGAATGCTTAAAAGTTCTTTCAACGCGGAACTGGATGGCCAGGCTGGTATCCAGGAACTGGCGGGCAATGCAACATTGCTTTACTATCTGAGCGAGGAAGCGAAAGAAGGACAGAATTCTTTTCTGGAAAAACGTCAGCCGGATTTCAGTAAATTCCCTAAATTTCCCTGATGAGGCGACCGCGACATTTCTAAGTTTTGAGATACCTAAATTTGAATCATGAATCATTGGCTTGTAAAATCTGAACCATTTAAATATTCCTGGGATCATCTCGTTAAAGAGGGTGAAGGCATGTGGGACGGCGTACGTAACTATGCGGCACGCAACAATCTCATGGCTATGAAAGTGGGCGATCCCATTCTTTTTTACCATAGCAATGAAGGCAAAGAAGTAGTTGGACTGGCCAAAGTTTCGAAAGAGCATTACCCCGATCCTACTACCGAAGAAGAAGCGTGGGTGGTTGTTAACCTTGTTCCGGTTGAGCTTTTCCCAAAAACTGTTACATTGGCACAAATCAAGGCAGACCCTCGCCTCAAAGGTATGGACCTGATCCGCCTGTCGAGGTTGTCGGTGGTTGCAGTAAAGCCCGAAGAATTTGACATTATTGTTGCGTTGGCACATGAATCTTAATCAGCGATCATTTTTACAGCTGGCTTTTACGCTGATCTTTTTCGCAGGCGGGTCGTTATCCGTGTTTGCGCAGGGAGTGAAGCGGATCGAGCTGCCCCTGGCCAGTAATTCTGCCTACCAAACCGTTCCGCTCGGTGAGCAGGGCGTTTTGTTAATTTCAAAACCGGACAGGGGTACATTCAATGTACAAAAATTTGATACGAACCTCGATCGGGTCTGGTCGATCGATGGGCCCATTGAATCCAACCTGGACTATATGGCCTCGTCTTATGATGGCCAGGCGGTGTTTCTGCTTTTCAGCAGGTACCGTAGCTCATTGTACCAGATCGTGAAAGTGAATGTAGGCCCCGGGTTTGTTGAAACATTCACAATCAACACATTGGACCGTTTTGAAATCACTGACTTCAAAACACTGGGTTACGCTGTTTTCATGGCTGGAATGGTGCGCAATGAACCGGTACTGATATACACGCAGCTGACTACCTCCCAGACAAGGATCCTTCCGTCGGCGATCAAAGGTTCCAACGCGATCCAGACGGTGGAAGTGGATACCGCGCATCATTTGGTGAATGTATCTTTTGCTGTAAAAAAAGGCAGACAAACCCGGATCGTAGCACGGTCGTATGAGGAAACAGGCGAGCTGTACGCACAGGTAGCTGTAGACCCCGAGGAGGACTATTCGCTACTGAGCGGGCGGTTGCAAGTACTGAATGACTCTGTCAGGATCGTAATCGGTACTTATGGTTACCGAAATATGCAGAGTTCTAATAACGCTGCGTCCCAGGGGCTGTATATCAGCAAATTTATCGATAAAGAACTTGTTTTCACGAGTTATCACAGTTTCACCGACTTTAAGAATTTCTTCAATTTCATGAATGAACGGCAGCAGGAGAAGATTGAAAAACGCATTCGTAAGAAGAAAGAAAGCGGCGACGATCTGAAACTGAACTACCGTTTGCTCGTCCATGACATTGTACCGAAAAACAATAATTTCCTGCTGGTAGCCGAGGTTTTTTATCCCGAATACCGTTACCAGAACCCCAACATGATGGGCGGGCTCGGCTATGGCAGCATGATCGGTTATCCGTTTGGAATGGGACTCTATAACCCCTACCTGTGGAATCCAATGTACGGCGGCCGGGGTTATAACCAGCAGATATTCGACGGCTTTACATATACCCATGCCGTTATCGCCGATGTAGACCAGAATGGAAAATTACTTTGGGACAACAGCATCAATTTCGACAATGTAAAAAGTATGGAGCTGCGCGAAAAAATCAAGGTACAGACATTTTCTAATGGCAATTCCAGACTTGTTTACAGCCATAATGGAGCGATCCGAAGCAAAATCATCAAAGGAAACCAGGTGATCGACAGCGACCGCGTGATTCCCAACGAGACTAATGTGGAAGGAGACAAAGTACGAAAAACCAGCACCGACGACATTGATTACTGGTATGGTAACTTTTACCTGGCCTGGGGCGAACAACGCATCACCAACGCAGCCGGCGACCCGCAGACAAGGGGAAGACGGAATGTGTTTTATTTGAATAAGATTGCTTATTAGGCAGTCGGCTTTCGGCCGTCAGCTGTCGGCACTTTTTATATTACTTTTCAAAATAAAGCCGATCGCCGAAAGCCGACGGCCGAAGTCAAAAATGATCCTACTTACTCCCGAACAACATACTGACTACCAATTAATCGATACCGGCGGCTTTGAAAAGCTGGAACGTTTCGGTCCATACATACTTTCCCGTCCCGAACCTCAGGCGATCTGGGACAAATCACTTTCTGAACAAGAATGGGAGAAACAATCCAATGCTGTTTTTAAAAGAGATAAAAATTCGCAGGAAAAAGGACAATGGATCTCAAAACCCGGGATGCCCGACAAATGGGTATTCCAGTACCGGACCAATTCATTGCATTTAAGGAGTAAACTCGCTTTATCGTCCTTCAAGCACGTGGGTGTATTTCCTGAGCAGGCAACCAACTGGGATTATATTTCCAAAAAGCTAAAACAGATTCCTGAAAGTAAGCCTTCCGTTCTCAACCTTTTTGCTTACACCGGCATTGCCTCGCTGGCGGCCAAGGCTGCGGGCGCGGACGTTACACACGTGGATTCGGTGAAGCAGGTGATCAGCTGGTCGAGAGAAAACATGGAACTGAGCGGCCTGGACAACATTCGCTGGGTAGTAGAGGACGCATTGAAATTTGTACAGAGAGAAGTGCGCCGGGGAAACCAGTACAATGGCATCATCCTCGATCCACCAGCCTACGGGCGCGGACCTGACGGTGAAAAATGGCTGCTGGAAGAAAGCCTGAACGAAATTCTGAGGCTGTGCGCGCTGTTATTGAAAAAGGAAAATTTCTTCTTCATCATTAACCTCTACTCACTCGGGTTTTCAGCATTGATCGTCGAAAACCTGATCAAAGCACATTTCGGAACGCAGATGAACCATGAGTTCGGTGAATTATTTATCCCTGATTCATTTGGTAAAAACCTTCCGCTCGGCGTTTTTTCCCGATTTTCAGACCAAAGCATTTAAAATACACTAAGAATGTTCAATTTTGTATTGTCATGAGCGGCATCATTTAATTTTGTTTTTGCTCATTCACATTGCATGAGGTCAGGCTATTTTCATTACATATCATTATTGCTACTTTTCGCTTTCGCAGGATGCATTCAGTCCTGCCAGAGCGATGCCAGAAATGCTACGCGCATTCCCCCGGTTATTAAAAAATCAAAGACCCAGTGGCAAAATGACGCCCTACTCTCCCTGACAGACCTTATCAACCGCGGCATTGACTCCGATGTCAATTATTTCAAACGAGCACGCATTTACTTTGACCGGGAACAATACGCAGAAGCGCTTGACGACATTAACGAATCGATTTACGAACAGGATAATGTAAGCGAGTACTTTTTGCTTCGCGGAAAAGTCAATCGCGAACTTGGTAAAATAGACAATGCGCTGGAAGACGCGCAACGCGCCGAAGTGTTACAGCAAAGCAGCCCTGAGCTTTACATATTGCTCGCGGACATTCTACAAGCCAAAAGCCGGTTCAGGGAAGCAGCGGGTTATTTGAACCAGGCTATGAAAATGGCACCTTATGATGGTTCTGCCTATTATGTCAAAGGCATGCTGCAAGCCAGGCAGGGCGATTCGCTTGCAAGTCTTTCCAGTTTCAATTATGCCATTAATGTAAATCCGCGACTGCTGCGTGCCTACGAACAGAGCATTATCATATTAAGAAAACTGAACAATGTGGATCAGGCATTGGCGGTCAACGAAAAAGCGATCAGCA
The genomic region above belongs to Dyadobacter pollutisoli and contains:
- a CDS encoding SIR2 family NAD-dependent protein deacylase, translating into MKKLVVLSGAGISAESGISTFRDNNGLWDNYRIEDVATPEAWIRNQELVLDFYNQRRKQAADVKPNAAHYALVELEKDFDVSIITQNVDNLHEIAGSSKVIHLHGELFKSRSTKNPDLVYQMTSWELKTGDLCEEGSQLRPHIVWFGEEVPMMETAVEVTEEADIFLVIGTSLAVYPAAGLVHYVPAGKPIYIIDPAKPEINLKRNMTFIQEKATTGMETLTKKFLLHDK
- a CDS encoding helix-turn-helix domain-containing protein, translating into MSIVSNNIKYLRRLNGLTQEQFARKIAIKRSLLGAYEEARANPNLTNLKNMAAAFGITVDNLLKNDLRKLRETPDMSLPLNASRPMTVSHSGTVQPSAQTRIPAFSEPQPLSKIIETYHQPEPPLRQVSRQINLKPVNGDVPQVAPQAPVRPTSQPAAYQQPVVTAGAEQPLVFNNQYQGSQFNANAEDRASSYPTIQWVARNLQQEYISNFQNPGYLTRLPSFQLPNLPSGYYRAFESGEDFVYPNALLVGTFIRNWYDIKDGMQYVFLLRSHGLIYRNAFNHVKTSGILLLTSDNPHFPELEVPLQDVLEVWEIKAFVSLQMPVPQPSMERVAQLVDELQIELSQYRQAE
- a CDS encoding AMP-binding protein, with amino-acid sequence MMWKINTTELPNTPRPEHAYFSKVFDFMESWRQGQMEFTLQTSGSTGTPKPIQVTRKQLTASALMTGKALQIGKGTRALVSLNASYIAGLMMLVRGMELDWELTIVEPSSNPMIGLPQDEHFDFVAMVPMQLTACLEDSRTRQLVNNLGKILLGGAPVGVSLQKKVSDLQIPVYQSYGMTETVSHVALKKLNGRDVTGRYFFLPGINFGTDARGCLFVSGEVTNQLVVQTNDLVEISGNTFEWIGRADNVINSGGIKIILDIVDGLIAEVFHDLNLMNSFFTWYQPDEKLGQKLVLIIEGSAELVVETDILAEIRARVSAYETPKHVYFVDQFIKTATDKVDKRETVQQLFGS
- a CDS encoding class I SAM-dependent methyltransferase, translating into MILLTPEQHTDYQLIDTGGFEKLERFGPYILSRPEPQAIWDKSLSEQEWEKQSNAVFKRDKNSQEKGQWISKPGMPDKWVFQYRTNSLHLRSKLALSSFKHVGVFPEQATNWDYISKKLKQIPESKPSVLNLFAYTGIASLAAKAAGADVTHVDSVKQVISWSRENMELSGLDNIRWVVEDALKFVQREVRRGNQYNGIILDPPAYGRGPDGEKWLLEESLNEILRLCALLLKKENFFFIINLYSLGFSALIVENLIKAHFGTQMNHEFGELFIPDSFGKNLPLGVFSRFSDQSI
- a CDS encoding bifunctional 5,10-methylenetetrahydrofolate dehydrogenase/5,10-methenyltetrahydrofolate cyclohydrolase, whose translation is MQLLDGKAISSQIKSEIKEEVEKWIAAGGKKPHLAAILVGADGASETYVASKIRSCEEIGFTSTLLRFEPNITEEALLDAVASLNNDPDVDGFIVQLPLPKHISENTIMEAVNPAKDVDGFHPVNVGKMCKGLPAYISATPFGILEMLIRAGIETSGKHCVVIGRSQIVGLPMSILMQRNEYPGNCTVTITHSKTQNLKEICQTADILIVALGRPEFVTADYVKQGAVVIDVGISRVADATKKSGFSIKGDVNFNDVAPKTSYITPVPGGVGLMTICGLLTNTFKAAKKEIYQ
- a CDS encoding EVE domain-containing protein, yielding MNHWLVKSEPFKYSWDHLVKEGEGMWDGVRNYAARNNLMAMKVGDPILFYHSNEGKEVVGLAKVSKEHYPDPTTEEEAWVVVNLVPVELFPKTVTLAQIKADPRLKGMDLIRLSRLSVVAVKPEEFDIIVALAHES
- a CDS encoding tetratricopeptide repeat protein — protein: MRSGYFHYISLLLLFAFAGCIQSCQSDARNATRIPPVIKKSKTQWQNDALLSLTDLINRGIDSDVNYFKRARIYFDREQYAEALDDINESIYEQDNVSEYFLLRGKVNRELGKIDNALEDAQRAEVLQQSSPELYILLADILQAKSRFREAAGYLNQAMKMAPYDGSAYYVKGMLQARQGDSLASLSSFNYAINVNPRLLRAYEQSIIILRKLNNVDQALAVNEKAISSFPNEASLYFERGEIFNLLAKPDTALINYQKAASLKSNYQEALLQIGTLAIHLQEFYKAFPALEQLIKLKPQSKEINNMLGYCYEKTGDFTKAREYYTTALTLSPGDQDARYGMYRIRLREKEGAYSNFYPEEAPGSAYKLLDTSRVKINVIQPRGTTNIRVDSSRKAKIE
- the menB gene encoding 1,4-dihydroxy-2-naphthoyl-CoA synthase; protein product: MSSSIQWETIKEYEEILFTLHEGIAKISINRPHKHNAFTPQTVTEMIDAMHICREDTRIDVIILTGEGGKAFCSGGDQSVRGHGGYIGEDHVPRLNVLDLQRMIRSIPKAVIAMVAGWAIGGGHVLHVICDLSIAADNARFGQTGPKVGSFDGGFGASYLARVVGQKKAREIWFLCDQYDAQEALQMGLVNKVVPLEELETTTVAWCKKIQEKSPLSIRMLKSSFNAELDGQAGIQELAGNATLLYYLSEEAKEGQNSFLEKRQPDFSKFPKFP